A section of the Acanthochromis polyacanthus isolate Apoly-LR-REF ecotype Palm Island chromosome 13, KAUST_Apoly_ChrSc, whole genome shotgun sequence genome encodes:
- the LOC127536923 gene encoding CD5 antigen-like isoform X4, producing MDLRALTLFVGLCSSASPAEVRLVGGPSPCSGRLEQQRQSDWEPVRDQNLDWDLTAADQVCRRISCGSVVSLRRTLDQEPPQDLVTRDESRAEGTPERPPFRVEITCSDSVRLVDRSNVCSGRLQVKRNQVWSSVCSDGFDQQDAEVVCRELGCGSPSGFEEELYGEAPEWIPEFRCGGHESALLHCERSDRDTCSPGTTVTLTCSDSVRLVGGTHRCSGRLQVKRNQVWSSVCSDGFDLQDAEVVCRELGCGSPSGFKEELYGEAPEWIPEFRCGGHESALLHCERSDRDTCSPGTTVTLTCSASDQVRLVGNRSTCAGELQMKVHEEWRPVMDRDWYRNHTWTSAAAASAVCSQLGCGSIVTTDLERSGSSRHVWRIESSCFQSTISLQDCLVLNNVTESSWSLQVVCSDLLVQPNISVSSSRLEVQQQKVRVLLGSNFSIICSTRPQYPGGSFQLVFNSSSSTLNYVLPAVTHSAVFLFPAAEGLHRGTYTCIYHLYVFSHNFSSTSRPIYLIPSGSFRVQEGNTSSTFCSDRPPQAYWCLNSSTKTDTVVILFMQRPNLDCFFYKSVLVPLLTAVCEIQGLS from the exons CGAGTCCTGCTGAGGTCCGGCTGGTCGGAGGTCCGAGTCCCTGTTCTGGCAGACTGGAGCAGCAGCGTCAGTCGGACTGGGAACCAGTGAGGGACCAGAACCTGGACTGGGACCTGACGGCAGCAGATCAGGTCTGCAGGAGGATCAGCTGTGGTTCTGTGGTTTCACTCAGGAGAACTCTGGACCAGGAACCTCCACAAGACTTGGTCACCAGAGATGAGTCCAGAGCTGAAGGAACTCCAGAACGGCCCCCCTTCAGAGTGGAGATCACCTGCTCAG ACTCTGTGAGGCTGGTGGACAGGTCTAATGTGTGTTCAGGTAGACTGCAGGTGAAGAGGAACCAGGTGTGGTCCTCAGTGTGTTCAGATGGATTTGACCAGCAGGATGCTGAGGTGGTCTGCAGGGAGCTGGGCTGTGGTTCTCCTTCAGGGTTTGAGGAGGAACTCTATGGAGAAGCTCCAGAGTGGATCCCAGAGTTCCGGTGTGGAGGCCATGagtctgctctgctgcactgtGAGCGCTCAGATAGAGACACCTGCTCACCTGGAACCACCGTCACACTCACCTGCTCAG ACTCTGTGAGGCTGGTGGGCGGGACTCACCGGTGTTCAGGTAGACTGCAGGTGAAGAGGAACCAGGTGTGGTCCTCAGTGTGTTCAGATggatttgacctgcaggatgctgAGGTGGTCTGCAGGGAGCTGGGCTGTGGTTCTCCTTCAGGGTTTAAGGAGGAACTCTATGGAGAAGCTCCAGAGTGGATCCCAGAGTTCCGGTGTGGAGGCCATGagtctgctctgctgcactgtGAGCGCTCAGATAGAGACACCTGCTCACCTGGAACCACCGTCACACTCACCTGCTCAG CTTCAGACCAAGTGAGGCTGGTGGGAAACAGAAGCACCTGTGCAGGTGAGCTGCAGATGAAGGTCCATGAAGAGTGGAGGCCTGTGATGGACAGGGACTGGTACCGGAACCACACCtggacatcagcagcagcagcatcagcagtgtGTTCTCAGCTCGGATGTGGTTCTATCGTGACTACAGATTTAGAGAGAAGTGGATCAAGTAGACATGTGTGGCGTATCGAGTCCTCCTGCTTCCAGTCGACTATTTCCCTTCAGGACTGTCTGGTTCTGAACAATGTGACTGAATCTTCCTGGAGTCTGCAGGTGGTCTGTTCAG ATCTGCTGGTTCAACCAAACATCTCCGTGTCTTCGTCCCGTCTtgaagtccagcagcagaaggttAGGGTCCTCTTGGGCTCCAACTTCAGCATCATCTGCTCCACCAGGCCTCAGTATCCAGGAGGTTCCTTCCAGCTCGTCTTCAACTCCTCCAGCTCAACGCTCAACTACGTCCTTCCAGCCGTCACACATTCGGCCgttttcctgtttcctgctgcagaagGCCTCCACAGAGGGACGTACACCTGTATTTACCACCTCTACGTCTTCTCCCATAACTTCTCCTCCACCAGCCGGCCCATCTATCTCATCCCCTCAGGTAGCTTCAGAGTCCAGGAGGGGAACACAAGTTCTACTTTCTGCTCAGACAGACCTCCTCAGGCTTATTGGTGTCTTAATTCCAGTACAAAGACAGACACTGTGGTGATTTTATTCATGCAGAGGCCAAACCTGGACTGCTTTTTCTACAAATCTGTACTTGTTCCTCTTTTaacagcagtttgtgaaatacagGGCCTATCataa
- the LOC127536923 gene encoding scavenger receptor cysteine-rich type 1 protein M130-like isoform X1, with protein MDLRALTLFVGLCSSASPAEVRLVGGPSPCSGRLEQQRQSDWEPVRDQNLDWDLTAADQVCRRISCGSVVSLRRTLDQEPPQDLVTRDESRAEGTPERPPFRVEITCSDSVRLVDRSNVCSGRLQVKRNQVWSSVCSDGFDQQDAEVVCRELGCGSPSGFEEELYGEAPEWIPEFRCGGHESALLHCERSDRDTCSPGTTVTLTCSDSDDVRLEGGANRCAGRLKMKHDGVWRVMKIPNPDWNLKVAALICGRLDCGPAVSAVNRPEYPHKDAWWINPYCPLSALKQCVTMNHEQISDSLEVTCSDSVRLVGGTHRCSGRLQVKRNQVWSSVCSDGFDLQDAEVVCRELGCGSPSGFKEELYGEAPEWIPEFRCGGHESALLHCERSDRDTCSPGTTVTLTCSASDQVRLVGNRSTCAGELQMKVHEEWRPVMDRDWYRNHTWTSAAAASAVCSQLGCGSIVTTDLERSGSSRHVWRIESSCFQSTISLQDCLVLNNVTESSWSLQVVCSDLLVQPNISVSSSRLEVQQQKVRVLLGSNFSIICSTRPQYPGGSFQLVFNSSSSTLNYVLPAVTHSAVFLFPAAEGLHRGTYTCIYHLYVFSHNFSSTSRPIYLIPSGSFRVQEGNTSSTFCSDRPPQAYWCLNSSTKTDTVVILFMQRPNLDCFFYKSVLVPLLTAVCEIQGLS; from the exons CGAGTCCTGCTGAGGTCCGGCTGGTCGGAGGTCCGAGTCCCTGTTCTGGCAGACTGGAGCAGCAGCGTCAGTCGGACTGGGAACCAGTGAGGGACCAGAACCTGGACTGGGACCTGACGGCAGCAGATCAGGTCTGCAGGAGGATCAGCTGTGGTTCTGTGGTTTCACTCAGGAGAACTCTGGACCAGGAACCTCCACAAGACTTGGTCACCAGAGATGAGTCCAGAGCTGAAGGAACTCCAGAACGGCCCCCCTTCAGAGTGGAGATCACCTGCTCAG ACTCTGTGAGGCTGGTGGACAGGTCTAATGTGTGTTCAGGTAGACTGCAGGTGAAGAGGAACCAGGTGTGGTCCTCAGTGTGTTCAGATGGATTTGACCAGCAGGATGCTGAGGTGGTCTGCAGGGAGCTGGGCTGTGGTTCTCCTTCAGGGTTTGAGGAGGAACTCTATGGAGAAGCTCCAGAGTGGATCCCAGAGTTCCGGTGTGGAGGCCATGagtctgctctgctgcactgtGAGCGCTCAGATAGAGACACCTGCTCACCTGGAACCACCGTCACACTCACCTGCTCAG ACTCTGATGATGTTCGGTTGGAGGGAGGAGCCAACCGTTGTGCTGGTAGACTGAAGATGAAACATGATGGAGTCTGGAGAGTGATGAAAATCCCAAACCCCGACTGGAACCTGAAGGTGGCGGCTCTGATCTGTGGACGGCTGGACTGTGGTCCTGCAGTCTCAGCAGTAAACAGACCAGAATATCCACATAAAGACGCTTGGTGGATCAATCCCTACTGCCCTCTTTCTGCTCTGAAGCAATGTGTGACAATGAATCATGAACAGATCTCTGACAGCTTGGAAGTCACCTGCTCAG ACTCTGTGAGGCTGGTGGGCGGGACTCACCGGTGTTCAGGTAGACTGCAGGTGAAGAGGAACCAGGTGTGGTCCTCAGTGTGTTCAGATggatttgacctgcaggatgctgAGGTGGTCTGCAGGGAGCTGGGCTGTGGTTCTCCTTCAGGGTTTAAGGAGGAACTCTATGGAGAAGCTCCAGAGTGGATCCCAGAGTTCCGGTGTGGAGGCCATGagtctgctctgctgcactgtGAGCGCTCAGATAGAGACACCTGCTCACCTGGAACCACCGTCACACTCACCTGCTCAG CTTCAGACCAAGTGAGGCTGGTGGGAAACAGAAGCACCTGTGCAGGTGAGCTGCAGATGAAGGTCCATGAAGAGTGGAGGCCTGTGATGGACAGGGACTGGTACCGGAACCACACCtggacatcagcagcagcagcatcagcagtgtGTTCTCAGCTCGGATGTGGTTCTATCGTGACTACAGATTTAGAGAGAAGTGGATCAAGTAGACATGTGTGGCGTATCGAGTCCTCCTGCTTCCAGTCGACTATTTCCCTTCAGGACTGTCTGGTTCTGAACAATGTGACTGAATCTTCCTGGAGTCTGCAGGTGGTCTGTTCAG ATCTGCTGGTTCAACCAAACATCTCCGTGTCTTCGTCCCGTCTtgaagtccagcagcagaaggttAGGGTCCTCTTGGGCTCCAACTTCAGCATCATCTGCTCCACCAGGCCTCAGTATCCAGGAGGTTCCTTCCAGCTCGTCTTCAACTCCTCCAGCTCAACGCTCAACTACGTCCTTCCAGCCGTCACACATTCGGCCgttttcctgtttcctgctgcagaagGCCTCCACAGAGGGACGTACACCTGTATTTACCACCTCTACGTCTTCTCCCATAACTTCTCCTCCACCAGCCGGCCCATCTATCTCATCCCCTCAGGTAGCTTCAGAGTCCAGGAGGGGAACACAAGTTCTACTTTCTGCTCAGACAGACCTCCTCAGGCTTATTGGTGTCTTAATTCCAGTACAAAGACAGACACTGTGGTGATTTTATTCATGCAGAGGCCAAACCTGGACTGCTTTTTCTACAAATCTGTACTTGTTCCTCTTTTaacagcagtttgtgaaatacagGGCCTATCataa
- the LOC127536923 gene encoding CD5 antigen-like isoform X3 — MDLRALTLFVGLCSSASPAEVRLVGGPSPCSGRLEQQRQSDWEPVRDQNLDWDLTAADQVCRRISCGSVVSLRRTLDQEPPQDLVTRDESRAEGTPERPPFRVEITCSDSVRLVDRSNVCSGRLQVKRNQVWSSVCSDGFDQQDAEVVCRELGCGSPSGFEEELYGEAPEWIPEFRCGGHESALLHCERSDRDTCSPGTTVTLTCSDSDDVRLEGGANRCAGRLKMKHDGVWRVMKIPNPDWNLKVAALICGRLDCGPAVSAVNRPEYPHKDAWWINPYCPLSALKQCVTMNHEQISDSLEVTCSDSVRLVGGTHRCSGRLQVKRNQVWSSVCSDGFDLQDAEVVCRELGCGSPSGFKEELYGEAPEWIPEFRCGGHESALLHCERSDRDTCSPGTTVTLTCSASDQVRLVGNRSTCAGELQMKVHEEWRPVMDRDWYRNHTWTSAAAASAVCSQLGCGSIVTTDLERSGSSRHVWRIESSCFQSTISLQDCLVLNNVTESSWSLQVVCSDLLVQPNISVSSSRLEVQQQKVRVLLGSNFSIICSTRPQYPGGSFQLVFNSSSSTLNYVLPAVTHSAVFLFPAAEGLHRGTYTCIYHLYVFSHNFSSTSRPIYLIPSAL; from the exons CGAGTCCTGCTGAGGTCCGGCTGGTCGGAGGTCCGAGTCCCTGTTCTGGCAGACTGGAGCAGCAGCGTCAGTCGGACTGGGAACCAGTGAGGGACCAGAACCTGGACTGGGACCTGACGGCAGCAGATCAGGTCTGCAGGAGGATCAGCTGTGGTTCTGTGGTTTCACTCAGGAGAACTCTGGACCAGGAACCTCCACAAGACTTGGTCACCAGAGATGAGTCCAGAGCTGAAGGAACTCCAGAACGGCCCCCCTTCAGAGTGGAGATCACCTGCTCAG ACTCTGTGAGGCTGGTGGACAGGTCTAATGTGTGTTCAGGTAGACTGCAGGTGAAGAGGAACCAGGTGTGGTCCTCAGTGTGTTCAGATGGATTTGACCAGCAGGATGCTGAGGTGGTCTGCAGGGAGCTGGGCTGTGGTTCTCCTTCAGGGTTTGAGGAGGAACTCTATGGAGAAGCTCCAGAGTGGATCCCAGAGTTCCGGTGTGGAGGCCATGagtctgctctgctgcactgtGAGCGCTCAGATAGAGACACCTGCTCACCTGGAACCACCGTCACACTCACCTGCTCAG ACTCTGATGATGTTCGGTTGGAGGGAGGAGCCAACCGTTGTGCTGGTAGACTGAAGATGAAACATGATGGAGTCTGGAGAGTGATGAAAATCCCAAACCCCGACTGGAACCTGAAGGTGGCGGCTCTGATCTGTGGACGGCTGGACTGTGGTCCTGCAGTCTCAGCAGTAAACAGACCAGAATATCCACATAAAGACGCTTGGTGGATCAATCCCTACTGCCCTCTTTCTGCTCTGAAGCAATGTGTGACAATGAATCATGAACAGATCTCTGACAGCTTGGAAGTCACCTGCTCAG ACTCTGTGAGGCTGGTGGGCGGGACTCACCGGTGTTCAGGTAGACTGCAGGTGAAGAGGAACCAGGTGTGGTCCTCAGTGTGTTCAGATggatttgacctgcaggatgctgAGGTGGTCTGCAGGGAGCTGGGCTGTGGTTCTCCTTCAGGGTTTAAGGAGGAACTCTATGGAGAAGCTCCAGAGTGGATCCCAGAGTTCCGGTGTGGAGGCCATGagtctgctctgctgcactgtGAGCGCTCAGATAGAGACACCTGCTCACCTGGAACCACCGTCACACTCACCTGCTCAG CTTCAGACCAAGTGAGGCTGGTGGGAAACAGAAGCACCTGTGCAGGTGAGCTGCAGATGAAGGTCCATGAAGAGTGGAGGCCTGTGATGGACAGGGACTGGTACCGGAACCACACCtggacatcagcagcagcagcatcagcagtgtGTTCTCAGCTCGGATGTGGTTCTATCGTGACTACAGATTTAGAGAGAAGTGGATCAAGTAGACATGTGTGGCGTATCGAGTCCTCCTGCTTCCAGTCGACTATTTCCCTTCAGGACTGTCTGGTTCTGAACAATGTGACTGAATCTTCCTGGAGTCTGCAGGTGGTCTGTTCAG ATCTGCTGGTTCAACCAAACATCTCCGTGTCTTCGTCCCGTCTtgaagtccagcagcagaaggttAGGGTCCTCTTGGGCTCCAACTTCAGCATCATCTGCTCCACCAGGCCTCAGTATCCAGGAGGTTCCTTCCAGCTCGTCTTCAACTCCTCCAGCTCAACGCTCAACTACGTCCTTCCAGCCGTCACACATTCGGCCgttttcctgtttcctgctgcagaagGCCTCCACAGAGGGACGTACACCTGTATTTACCACCTCTACGTCTTCTCCCATAACTTCTCCTCCACCAGCCGGCCCATCTATCTCATCCCCTCAG
- the LOC127536923 gene encoding scavenger receptor cysteine-rich type 1 protein M130-like isoform X2, with the protein MDLRALTLFVGLCSSASPAEVRLVGGPSPCSGRLEQQRQSDWEPVRDQNLDWDLTAADQVCRRISCGSVVSLRRTLDQEPPQDLVTRDESRAEGTPERPPFRVEITCSDSVRLVDRSNVCSGRLQVKRNQVWSSVCSDGFDQQDAEVVCRELGCGSPSGFEEELYGEAPEWIPEFRCGGHESALLHCERSDRDTCSPGTTVTLTCSDSDDVRLEGGANRCAGRLKMKHDGVWRVMKIPNPDWNLKVAALICGRLDCGPAVSAVNRPEYPHKDAWWINPYCPLSALKQCVTMNHEQISDSLEVTCSDSVRLVGGTHRCSGRLQVKRNQVWSSVCSDGFDLQDAEVVCRELGCGSPSGFKEELYGEAPEWIPEFRCGGHESALLHCERSDRDTCSPGTTVTLTCSASDQVRLVGNRSTCAGELQMKVHEEWRPVMDRDWYRNHTWTSAAAASAVCSQLGCGSIVTTDLERSGSSRHVWRIESSCFQSTISLQDCLVLNNVTESSWSLQVVCSDLLVQPNISVSSSRLEVQQQKVRVLLGSNFSIICSTRPQYPGGSFQLVFNSSSSTLNYVLPAVTHSAVFLFPAAEGLHRGTYTCIYHLYVFSHNFSSTSRPIYLIPSAPLMDLIIRLVVHLLVMVLLISVTCFYSRKYSVETRSRNEETNVVAELQ; encoded by the exons CGAGTCCTGCTGAGGTCCGGCTGGTCGGAGGTCCGAGTCCCTGTTCTGGCAGACTGGAGCAGCAGCGTCAGTCGGACTGGGAACCAGTGAGGGACCAGAACCTGGACTGGGACCTGACGGCAGCAGATCAGGTCTGCAGGAGGATCAGCTGTGGTTCTGTGGTTTCACTCAGGAGAACTCTGGACCAGGAACCTCCACAAGACTTGGTCACCAGAGATGAGTCCAGAGCTGAAGGAACTCCAGAACGGCCCCCCTTCAGAGTGGAGATCACCTGCTCAG ACTCTGTGAGGCTGGTGGACAGGTCTAATGTGTGTTCAGGTAGACTGCAGGTGAAGAGGAACCAGGTGTGGTCCTCAGTGTGTTCAGATGGATTTGACCAGCAGGATGCTGAGGTGGTCTGCAGGGAGCTGGGCTGTGGTTCTCCTTCAGGGTTTGAGGAGGAACTCTATGGAGAAGCTCCAGAGTGGATCCCAGAGTTCCGGTGTGGAGGCCATGagtctgctctgctgcactgtGAGCGCTCAGATAGAGACACCTGCTCACCTGGAACCACCGTCACACTCACCTGCTCAG ACTCTGATGATGTTCGGTTGGAGGGAGGAGCCAACCGTTGTGCTGGTAGACTGAAGATGAAACATGATGGAGTCTGGAGAGTGATGAAAATCCCAAACCCCGACTGGAACCTGAAGGTGGCGGCTCTGATCTGTGGACGGCTGGACTGTGGTCCTGCAGTCTCAGCAGTAAACAGACCAGAATATCCACATAAAGACGCTTGGTGGATCAATCCCTACTGCCCTCTTTCTGCTCTGAAGCAATGTGTGACAATGAATCATGAACAGATCTCTGACAGCTTGGAAGTCACCTGCTCAG ACTCTGTGAGGCTGGTGGGCGGGACTCACCGGTGTTCAGGTAGACTGCAGGTGAAGAGGAACCAGGTGTGGTCCTCAGTGTGTTCAGATggatttgacctgcaggatgctgAGGTGGTCTGCAGGGAGCTGGGCTGTGGTTCTCCTTCAGGGTTTAAGGAGGAACTCTATGGAGAAGCTCCAGAGTGGATCCCAGAGTTCCGGTGTGGAGGCCATGagtctgctctgctgcactgtGAGCGCTCAGATAGAGACACCTGCTCACCTGGAACCACCGTCACACTCACCTGCTCAG CTTCAGACCAAGTGAGGCTGGTGGGAAACAGAAGCACCTGTGCAGGTGAGCTGCAGATGAAGGTCCATGAAGAGTGGAGGCCTGTGATGGACAGGGACTGGTACCGGAACCACACCtggacatcagcagcagcagcatcagcagtgtGTTCTCAGCTCGGATGTGGTTCTATCGTGACTACAGATTTAGAGAGAAGTGGATCAAGTAGACATGTGTGGCGTATCGAGTCCTCCTGCTTCCAGTCGACTATTTCCCTTCAGGACTGTCTGGTTCTGAACAATGTGACTGAATCTTCCTGGAGTCTGCAGGTGGTCTGTTCAG ATCTGCTGGTTCAACCAAACATCTCCGTGTCTTCGTCCCGTCTtgaagtccagcagcagaaggttAGGGTCCTCTTGGGCTCCAACTTCAGCATCATCTGCTCCACCAGGCCTCAGTATCCAGGAGGTTCCTTCCAGCTCGTCTTCAACTCCTCCAGCTCAACGCTCAACTACGTCCTTCCAGCCGTCACACATTCGGCCgttttcctgtttcctgctgcagaagGCCTCCACAGAGGGACGTACACCTGTATTTACCACCTCTACGTCTTCTCCCATAACTTCTCCTCCACCAGCCGGCCCATCTATCTCATCCCCTCAG